Proteins encoded by one window of Pyrinomonadaceae bacterium:
- a CDS encoding dihydrofolate reductase family protein, translating to MPKRKIIVYIATSADGFIARKDGAVDWLDRPVPKGEDYGMAAFYKSIDTILYGRKTYDTAVKFVSEGLEIPDDGRDCRNYVFSRRRPPKKLLRGFEFVKEPIKKFAKRLRARKGKDIWMMGGGGIIGSFLDEGEIDEFIIHMMPTFIGEGIPLIAPRHRTVPLKLLSTKKYSDGVLRLHYAVSRVRPSRRARKRAR from the coding sequence ATGCCCAAACGCAAAATCATCGTTTACATCGCCACCTCCGCGGACGGTTTTATCGCGCGCAAGGATGGTGCGGTTGATTGGCTCGATCGGCCGGTGCCAAAAGGCGAGGACTACGGCATGGCCGCGTTCTACAAATCGATCGACACCATTTTGTATGGGCGAAAGACCTACGACACTGCAGTGAAGTTCGTCTCGGAAGGACTCGAGATACCGGATGACGGCCGGGACTGTCGAAATTACGTTTTCTCGCGCCGTCGGCCACCGAAGAAACTATTGCGCGGTTTTGAGTTCGTGAAAGAACCAATCAAGAAGTTCGCGAAGCGTCTGCGCGCGCGTAAGGGCAAAGACATTTGGATGATGGGGGGCGGCGGAATCATCGGTTCGTTTCTGGATGAAGGCGAGATCGACGAGTTCATCATCCACATGATGCCCACCTTCATCGGCGAAGGCATTCCGCTCATCGCGCCGCGCCATCGCACTGTGCCGCTAAAGCTGCTTTCAACGAAGAAGTATTCGGATGGCGTGTTGAGGCTGCACTACGCAGTGTCAAGAGTCCGACCTTCACGTCGGGCACGTAAACGCGCGCGCTAG